In the genome of Taurinivorans muris, one region contains:
- a CDS encoding LPS-assembly protein LptD: MLCFFRYVVIIFAFFFGAAANAQAVELPDSIASDGSLVTKDELPWKIYADSLVSVNDGVVIEGRGNVLLVRGDDYLKADFARLYTNTEWILLQGNVYAKLGTDEVEAKEAEFDLTNSTGWLKDAKLFLAGPHMYFKSDEIYKKGESRYSLLKATATTCDGSVPLWKIEAKEADLEVDSYAHFFDVIFNIKDKGVAYVPYFVAPTKTTRQSGLLLPNYGYSSTQGFYYTQPYFHVIDQSRDLTVYGTVLTEKGFMPSLEYRSHTKENEKLWAMVDFLYDDTRVLSEGQDSVDQTDGKIRPNRTRYWLRAMGSGDIFESRWNYKYNLDYVSDQNFIREFSNRMTGFDYTRDNSYSMFGRNFAEADENRVTQGFAYRNYEKFYLTAGMKYTQDPSFGHGNLSHKYDTTVQHLPEFGLYWNRDKIVENFPLEWNMQANMGYYYRRFGTKGAKAELYPEVAYPVSLGFVRGEVAGRARGTAYTGISGKDTSLLNDLGSGEQQGSDTRFIPEFRSSFYAQADRIWQFEQENAPVQENVGKREMVALKHTVQPRIAYEWIEHVDQEGNPFFTIEDRLQGKNDLIVRLDNILTAKYSSVVRQKDGIGNNYSYRDFINLSVSTGFDFKEDSREKHVEVYERRPWHDLRTRLDFKPLKWINFHGDAYYSFYDGKLNRVDVGSTLFHNTYGSFRTSYSQREPNYNYRRFVNYDNVNDIVPSGKINVITNTLSLKASPELSLYIMERTNLDTGKSYERVAGVGYKHQCLYLYGEYTKDQIEERFSLNIEFLGLGF, translated from the coding sequence ATGCTTTGTTTTTTTAGATATGTCGTCATAATTTTCGCTTTTTTCTTCGGGGCTGCGGCAAACGCGCAAGCCGTGGAGCTGCCCGATTCCATCGCTTCCGACGGCTCCCTCGTGACAAAGGATGAATTGCCTTGGAAAATTTATGCGGATTCCCTTGTGAGCGTGAACGACGGAGTCGTGATTGAAGGGCGCGGCAATGTTTTGCTCGTCCGCGGTGATGATTATTTAAAAGCTGATTTTGCCAGATTATACACAAATACCGAATGGATTTTGCTGCAAGGAAATGTTTATGCGAAACTGGGCACCGATGAAGTCGAAGCAAAGGAAGCCGAATTTGATTTGACAAACAGCACAGGCTGGCTGAAAGACGCGAAGCTTTTTCTTGCCGGTCCGCACATGTATTTTAAGAGCGATGAAATATATAAAAAGGGAGAATCCCGCTATTCCCTTTTAAAGGCTACCGCCACGACCTGCGACGGTTCCGTTCCCCTGTGGAAAATCGAAGCTAAGGAAGCCGATCTTGAAGTTGACAGTTACGCGCATTTTTTTGATGTCATTTTCAATATAAAGGATAAGGGGGTGGCATACGTTCCTTATTTTGTCGCACCGACCAAGACGACAAGGCAAAGCGGTTTGCTGCTTCCCAATTATGGTTATAGCTCCACACAAGGTTTTTACTATACCCAGCCTTATTTTCATGTGATTGACCAAAGCCGGGATTTGACGGTTTACGGAACTGTTCTGACGGAAAAAGGGTTCATGCCGTCCCTCGAATACCGTTCCCACACAAAAGAAAATGAAAAACTGTGGGCGATGGTCGATTTTTTATATGACGACACGCGGGTTTTGAGTGAAGGACAGGATTCCGTGGACCAAACGGACGGGAAGATCCGTCCGAACAGGACCCGTTACTGGCTGAGAGCCATGGGCAGCGGGGATATTTTCGAGAGCCGCTGGAACTATAAATATAATTTGGATTATGTTTCCGACCAAAATTTTATTCGTGAATTCAGCAACCGTATGACAGGTTTTGATTATACCCGTGACAACAGTTACAGCATGTTCGGACGAAATTTTGCCGAAGCGGATGAGAACAGGGTGACTCAGGGCTTTGCGTACAGGAATTATGAGAAGTTTTATTTGACGGCAGGAATGAAATATACGCAAGACCCGAGTTTCGGACACGGAAACCTTTCCCATAAATACGATACGACGGTTCAGCATCTTCCGGAATTTGGCTTGTATTGGAACAGGGATAAAATCGTTGAAAATTTTCCTTTGGAATGGAACATGCAAGCCAATATGGGCTATTATTACCGCCGTTTCGGCACGAAAGGCGCCAAGGCGGAGCTTTATCCGGAGGTGGCGTATCCTGTCAGTTTGGGCTTTGTCCGCGGTGAAGTCGCAGGGCGCGCCAGAGGAACCGCATATACGGGCATTTCAGGAAAAGACACTTCTTTGCTGAATGATTTGGGCAGCGGGGAACAGCAAGGCAGCGACACACGCTTCATTCCGGAATTTCGTTCGAGTTTTTACGCCCAAGCTGACCGTATTTGGCAGTTTGAACAGGAAAACGCCCCCGTTCAGGAAAATGTCGGCAAACGGGAAATGGTTGCGCTGAAGCATACCGTTCAGCCGAGAATCGCTTATGAATGGATAGAGCATGTTGATCAGGAAGGAAATCCCTTTTTCACCATTGAGGACAGACTGCAGGGCAAAAATGATTTAATAGTCCGTCTGGATAATATTTTGACTGCGAAATACAGTTCCGTTGTCCGGCAGAAAGACGGAATCGGCAATAATTATTCATACCGCGATTTCATAAATCTTTCCGTCAGCACCGGCTTTGATTTTAAAGAGGACAGCAGAGAAAAACATGTTGAGGTTTATGAAAGAAGACCATGGCATGATTTGAGAACCCGTTTGGATTTCAAGCCGCTGAAATGGATCAATTTCCATGGTGATGCTTATTATTCTTTTTATGACGGCAAACTGAACCGTGTGGATGTGGGTTCGACTTTGTTCCATAACACCTATGGTTCTTTCAGAACAAGTTACAGTCAGCGCGAGCCTAATTACAATTACAGAAGATTTGTGAATTACGACAATGTCAATGACATAGTTCCCAGCGGAAAAATCAATGTTATCACCAATACGCTGTCGTTGAAAGCTTCTCCCGAACTTTCCCTTTATATAATGGAAAGGACGAATTTGGATACGGGAAAAAGCTATGAACGTGTCGCCGGAGTCGGGTATAAACATCAGTGTTTATATTTGTACGGGGAATATACGAAAGACCAGATTGAGGAACGTTTCAGTTTGAATATAGAATTTTTGGGGTTAGGGTTTTAA
- a CDS encoding YifB family Mg chelatase-like AAA ATPase, with protein sequence MIARLVCGALQGIEAYKVELEIDYTKAGMPAFVMVGLAEGAVKEAKERVFTAIRACAFKLAPAKITVNLAPADRKKAGTAYDLPLAIGLLTASQNIHPSLNTEKIFFAAELSLNGTLRPVSGILPLALLARSLHMDAMIVARENAGEAGIVDGLTVYGLDTLMDVLDFICEKACFEPVRHKQGEECRSYDMDFSEVKGQEEAKLAIEIAAAGGHNLLFIGSPGSGKTMLAKRIPTILPSLTFEEALEVTTIYSVSNKLTAKGLVTARPFRSPHHTVSEIALIGGGSYPKPGEVSLAHRGVLFLDELPEFSRSSLEVLRQPLEDGFVSISRSAQSLTYPASCMLIAAMNPCPCGYYGDKKHECTCSSQQLARYRAKLSGPLLDRIDLHIEVPSVQFEDFHTDFKGKDSAGMKLRVENARKIQKERYKGTACLTNADLSGAMLEKYCFLEQKERDFLGKAVDRLALSARSFTRILKVARTVADLEEQEKIAVSHIALAIQCRALDRTMKNQGGIA encoded by the coding sequence ATGATTGCGAGGCTTGTTTGCGGGGCTTTACAAGGTATAGAAGCGTACAAGGTCGAACTTGAAATTGATTACACCAAGGCGGGCATGCCGGCTTTTGTCATGGTCGGTTTGGCGGAAGGCGCCGTTAAGGAAGCGAAAGAACGCGTGTTTACGGCTATCCGTGCCTGCGCGTTCAAACTTGCGCCTGCCAAAATCACAGTAAACCTCGCCCCCGCCGACAGGAAAAAAGCGGGCACCGCTTATGATTTGCCTTTGGCTATCGGCTTATTGACGGCATCACAAAATATTCATCCTTCTTTAAATACGGAAAAAATTTTTTTTGCCGCAGAACTTTCATTGAATGGGACACTGCGGCCTGTAAGCGGAATTTTGCCTCTCGCCCTTTTAGCCCGCTCTTTGCATATGGATGCGATGATTGTTGCGCGTGAAAACGCCGGTGAAGCGGGCATTGTTGACGGGCTGACCGTCTACGGTCTTGATACGCTTATGGATGTGCTTGATTTTATTTGCGAAAAAGCTTGTTTTGAGCCGGTAAGGCATAAGCAGGGTGAAGAATGCCGAAGTTATGATATGGATTTTTCCGAAGTGAAAGGGCAGGAAGAAGCGAAACTCGCCATAGAGATTGCGGCGGCAGGCGGGCATAACCTCCTTTTCATCGGTTCGCCGGGCAGCGGCAAGACCATGCTTGCAAAGCGGATACCGACAATTCTGCCGAGTTTGACCTTTGAAGAAGCTTTGGAAGTGACAACCATTTACAGCGTATCCAATAAATTGACCGCAAAAGGGCTTGTGACGGCAAGACCTTTCCGTTCCCCTCACCATACGGTTTCGGAAATCGCCCTGATCGGCGGAGGAAGTTATCCCAAACCGGGGGAAGTGAGTCTTGCCCATAGGGGAGTGTTGTTTTTAGATGAATTGCCTGAATTTTCCCGTTCGTCTTTGGAAGTTTTGCGGCAGCCTTTGGAAGACGGGTTCGTTTCCATTTCCCGTTCCGCCCAAAGCTTGACCTATCCCGCTTCCTGCATGCTCATTGCCGCCATGAACCCTTGCCCCTGCGGATATTACGGGGATAAAAAACATGAATGCACATGCTCAAGCCAGCAGTTGGCACGGTATCGGGCTAAACTTTCCGGACCGCTGCTCGATAGGATTGATTTGCATATCGAGGTTCCTTCCGTACAGTTTGAGGATTTCCATACCGATTTCAAAGGCAAGGATTCCGCAGGCATGAAGCTGCGTGTTGAAAACGCGAGAAAAATTCAGAAAGAACGCTATAAGGGTACAGCATGTTTGACCAATGCTGATTTATCAGGAGCCATGCTTGAAAAATACTGCTTTTTAGAGCAGAAGGAAAGGGACTTTTTGGGTAAGGCGGTGGACAGGCTCGCTTTGTCCGCGCGTTCGTTCACACGGATTTTAAAGGTTGCGCGCACTGTTGCCGATTTGGAAGAACAAGAAAAAATTGCGGTTTCACATATCGCTCTTGCCATCCAATGCAGGGCATTGGACAGAACCATGAAAAATCAAGGGGGAATTGCATGA
- a CDS encoding cation:proton antiporter → MHFDFLQELIAVFMISIVVILICAKFKIPSIVALLVAGIICGPSALKLVSEIEAVDIMAEVGVALLLFTIGMELSLKDLKRIKRPLLIGGFGQISFTILLITAIFSALLPWQNAVAFGCLVTLSSTAIVLSLFQQKAQSDSPHGRVCLAILIFQDLVIVPIMLLFPLLSGKLELSLQESLITLGENSLVIIGVILFGKFILPRLMFAVVKTRSRELMLMTVLGFCFSVALITASIGLSLSLGAFIAGLLLAESEYSVSIMENVLPFKEIFTSIFFISVGMLLNLDFFISHIFIVLSIAALIFAIKLFTLVPVVKITGYSMRTAIISAFSMSQIGEFSFVLAGHALTLHLMDNDGYQTFLAASIITMTLTPYFINNAPQFAAKLLSGYFKKYAHEEDVLPEKQNDFNEHIIIIGFGIGGKSLAKVAKESGIPYVVSELNPDTVKRFKDIEPIFHGDASYPLVLEHLGVKKARCLAIMTSDPTGSRAIISNAKKLNPGLHIVVRTRFLSEITGLKELGADDVIPEEFETSIEVFAKVLNYFLIPRQQIEQYVQQIRKEVYSGAHTIDLGSNLQAIKDNLPDLQFASLKVEKNCKLIGTKLGDGILRNIYKINVAAIHRTTQNITELNAETEFFENDVVYVFGSQEAIIRVQEVFLEIKD, encoded by the coding sequence ATGCATTTTGATTTTTTACAGGAACTTATCGCAGTTTTCATGATTTCCATCGTGGTCATCCTTATTTGTGCGAAATTCAAAATTCCCAGCATTGTCGCGTTATTGGTCGCCGGCATTATCTGCGGTCCTTCCGCGCTGAAACTTGTGTCGGAAATTGAAGCGGTCGACATTATGGCGGAGGTCGGCGTCGCCCTTTTGCTTTTCACCATCGGCATGGAACTTTCCTTAAAAGATTTGAAACGGATAAAACGCCCCCTTTTAATTGGCGGATTCGGACAGATAAGTTTCACTATCTTACTGATTACAGCAATATTTTCCGCCTTATTGCCATGGCAAAACGCTGTCGCCTTCGGCTGTTTGGTCACCCTTTCTTCCACCGCCATTGTTTTGAGCCTTTTCCAGCAAAAAGCCCAGTCTGATTCGCCGCATGGCAGGGTTTGCCTTGCAATCCTCATCTTCCAAGACCTCGTCATTGTCCCTATCATGCTTCTTTTTCCGCTTCTCAGCGGAAAATTGGAATTATCCCTGCAAGAAAGCCTGATCACCCTCGGCGAAAACTCCCTTGTCATTATCGGCGTTATCCTGTTCGGCAAATTCATTTTACCCCGCCTCATGTTTGCCGTCGTCAAAACCCGTTCCCGCGAACTTATGCTCATGACAGTCCTGGGATTTTGCTTTTCCGTAGCCCTGATAACAGCCTCTATAGGCTTATCCCTTTCCTTGGGAGCGTTTATCGCGGGTTTGCTTCTTGCGGAATCGGAATACAGTGTCAGCATTATGGAAAATGTTCTGCCGTTCAAAGAAATCTTCACAAGTATCTTCTTCATTTCTGTCGGAATGTTATTGAATTTGGACTTTTTCATTTCCCATATTTTTATCGTTCTTTCCATAGCGGCTCTTATTTTCGCCATAAAACTTTTTACGCTTGTTCCTGTGGTGAAAATTACGGGATATTCCATGCGCACCGCCATTATTTCGGCTTTCAGCATGTCCCAGATCGGAGAATTTTCCTTTGTGCTAGCCGGGCACGCCCTAACGCTTCACCTCATGGACAATGACGGATACCAAACTTTTTTGGCTGCCAGTATCATCACCATGACACTGACGCCTTATTTCATCAACAACGCTCCGCAGTTTGCCGCTAAATTACTCAGCGGCTATTTTAAAAAATACGCCCATGAAGAAGACGTGTTACCGGAAAAACAGAACGATTTCAATGAGCATATCATTATCATCGGCTTCGGAATCGGAGGAAAAAGCCTCGCCAAGGTAGCCAAGGAAAGCGGAATTCCCTATGTTGTTTCAGAACTCAATCCGGATACGGTAAAACGTTTTAAAGACATCGAGCCCATTTTTCACGGTGACGCAAGCTATCCTTTGGTGCTTGAGCATTTGGGCGTGAAAAAGGCGCGCTGTCTGGCGATTATGACTTCAGACCCCACAGGTTCGCGCGCCATAATTAGCAACGCCAAAAAACTCAATCCCGGTCTGCATATTGTCGTACGGACCCGATTTTTATCAGAAATAACCGGTTTAAAAGAACTGGGAGCCGATGATGTCATTCCGGAAGAATTTGAAACGTCCATCGAAGTTTTTGCGAAAGTTCTCAATTATTTTCTTATCCCCCGCCAGCAAATCGAACAATATGTCCAGCAGATCCGCAAAGAAGTCTATTCGGGTGCGCACACCATAGATTTAGGCAGCAATTTGCAGGCGATAAAAGACAATTTGCCCGATTTGCAGTTCGCAAGCTTAAAAGTGGAAAAAAACTGCAAACTCATCGGCACCAAATTAGGCGACGGAATTTTAAGGAACATCTATAAGATAAACGTCGCCGCAATACACAGAACAACGCAAAATATCACGGAACTGAACGCTGAAACGGAATTTTTCGAAAACGATGTCGTTTATGTGTTCGGCTCCCAAGAAGCCATTATCCGCGTGCAGGAAGTTTTTCTTGAAATAAAAGATTAG
- the rpsP gene encoding 30S ribosomal protein S16: MAVKIRLTRSGSKKLPFYRVVAINSETRRDGRPLDFLGYYNPHKNPAEVSIDTEKLQEWVNKGALMSDTVKSIVKLNNK, translated from the coding sequence ATGGCTGTAAAAATCAGACTTACCCGCAGCGGCTCTAAGAAACTTCCTTTCTACCGTGTTGTTGCCATCAACAGCGAAACCCGCCGTGACGGACGTCCTTTGGACTTTTTAGGATATTACAATCCTCACAAAAACCCTGCTGAAGTCAGTATCGACACGGAAAAACTTCAGGAATGGGTGAATAAAGGCGCTTTAATGTCTGACACCGTAAAAAGCATTGTGAAATTGAATAATAAATAA
- the ffh gene encoding signal recognition particle protein — MFESLTDRLSGVFRSLGGRVQLTEENIQEAMREVRLALLEADVNFKVVKDFTDTVKEKALGTLVMKGVSPAQQVIKVVNDELVHLLGGESTELKLQGQQPAVILMAGLQGSGKTTSSGKLALLLRKQKMKPYLVPADVYRPAAIEQLRTLAKQLDIPCFDSKADMKPADIVQNALMDAKEKQCTVVILDTAGRLHIDEPLMQELRTIKDIAKPQETLFVADAMTGQDAVTVADAFNQQIGITGVVLTKMDGDARGGAALSIKAVTGAPVKFVGMGEKLSEMEVFHPDRIAGRILGMGDVLTLLEKAQSTIEQEEAEALAKKMQKAKFDLEDFRTQMKRMRSMGSFESILKMIPGLGGIAKQLGEMKGHEKEIAKTEAIINSMTMKERRNPDIINPSRKVRIANGSGTKVQDVNQLLRQFDQMRKMMSGMLKGGKGKMPPMPNMNQLGGMNRLGGMGGFGGLGNMGGLGGLGSLPGMPGSRGTSATKKKRDKDKKKKKKR, encoded by the coding sequence ATGTTCGAAAGCTTAACTGACAGACTTTCCGGCGTGTTCCGTTCCCTTGGCGGACGTGTGCAGCTTACGGAAGAAAACATCCAGGAGGCTATGCGTGAAGTGCGCTTGGCGCTTCTTGAAGCCGATGTCAACTTTAAAGTCGTAAAAGATTTTACGGACACGGTAAAAGAAAAAGCCCTTGGCACGCTCGTCATGAAAGGAGTCAGTCCTGCCCAACAAGTCATTAAGGTTGTTAACGACGAACTTGTGCATCTGCTCGGCGGTGAAAGCACGGAACTGAAATTGCAGGGGCAGCAGCCCGCTGTTATCCTTATGGCAGGATTACAGGGGTCCGGTAAAACCACATCATCCGGTAAGCTGGCTCTTTTGCTTCGCAAACAAAAAATGAAGCCTTACCTTGTTCCTGCCGATGTTTACCGTCCTGCGGCTATTGAGCAGCTGCGCACTTTGGCGAAACAACTTGATATTCCCTGCTTCGATTCCAAAGCGGATATGAAACCCGCCGATATTGTGCAAAACGCTCTCATGGATGCGAAAGAAAAACAATGCACCGTTGTTATTCTCGATACGGCAGGGCGTTTGCATATTGACGAACCCCTCATGCAAGAGCTCCGAACAATCAAGGATATTGCGAAACCACAGGAAACGTTGTTTGTGGCTGACGCCATGACCGGGCAGGATGCCGTCACCGTTGCCGACGCGTTCAATCAGCAAATCGGCATTACAGGCGTCGTGCTCACCAAAATGGACGGCGACGCAAGAGGCGGGGCGGCTCTTTCCATTAAAGCCGTTACCGGCGCACCCGTAAAATTTGTCGGCATGGGAGAAAAACTTTCAGAAATGGAAGTATTCCACCCGGACAGGATCGCAGGGCGCATTCTTGGCATGGGCGATGTGCTGACCTTGTTGGAAAAAGCCCAGAGCACCATCGAACAAGAAGAGGCGGAAGCCCTTGCGAAAAAAATGCAAAAGGCCAAGTTCGACCTTGAAGACTTCCGCACGCAAATGAAACGTATGCGTTCCATGGGATCTTTCGAATCCATTTTAAAAATGATTCCGGGTCTTGGCGGCATTGCAAAACAACTTGGCGAAATGAAAGGACATGAAAAAGAAATAGCCAAAACAGAAGCTATCATCAATTCCATGACCATGAAAGAACGCCGTAACCCCGATATCATCAATCCGTCACGAAAAGTACGTATTGCGAACGGTTCAGGCACAAAAGTCCAAGATGTCAACCAGCTATTGCGTCAATTTGACCAAATGCGCAAAATGATGTCCGGCATGCTGAAAGGCGGCAAAGGAAAAATGCCCCCTATGCCCAATATGAACCAGTTGGGCGGCATGAACAGACTGGGCGGCATGGGCGGTTTCGGCGGTTTAGGAAATATGGGCGGACTTGGCGGTTTGGGTTCTCTGCCCGGAATGCCGGGCTCCCGCGGTACTTCCGCCACCAAGAAAAAACGTGACAAAGATAAAAAGAAAAAGAAAAAAAGATAA
- a CDS encoding YchJ family protein — MSLCPCGSQLEDKDCCLPVLEGAKKAPTAEALMRARYTAHVLKKYDFLVESAHPEFRDDVSPSEIEEWSSVMDWKSLEILGTKEGLENDETGEVSFCAHYSVRDFPQELREDAFFRKENDTWYYVDGTVYGKEPVRRESPKIGRNDPCPCGSGRKYKKCCGKNEE; from the coding sequence ATGAGTTTATGCCCTTGCGGATCTCAGTTGGAAGATAAGGATTGCTGTTTGCCTGTTCTTGAAGGCGCAAAAAAGGCTCCTACCGCGGAAGCGCTGATGCGCGCACGATATACAGCCCATGTTTTGAAAAAATACGATTTTTTGGTGGAAAGCGCCCATCCGGAATTTCGTGATGATGTCAGCCCCAGTGAAATTGAAGAATGGTCTTCCGTAATGGATTGGAAATCTTTGGAAATTCTTGGAACCAAAGAAGGTCTTGAAAATGATGAAACAGGGGAAGTGAGCTTTTGCGCCCATTATTCCGTTCGGGATTTTCCTCAGGAATTGCGGGAAGATGCGTTCTTTAGAAAAGAAAATGACACATGGTACTATGTTGACGGCACTGTTTACGGCAAAGAGCCGGTGCGCCGCGAAAGTCCGAAAATCGGCAGGAACGATCCCTGCCCCTGCGGAAGCGGCAGAAAATATAAGAAATGCTGCGGAAAAAATGAAGAATAA
- a CDS encoding CBS and ACT domain-containing protein, which yields MLIRDWMTSSVISAKEDASMLKVSKLMQEHGIKRIPIVDDEMKLIGIVSDRDIKEASPSKATTLDVHELSYLLSELKIKDIMTKNPVAVSSMDTIEQVALIMLEKKLTGLPVVDWEKKLVGIITEADIFKIFTEISGVRRGGIQFALELSEDPGTLPPVLDLIRENGGRIVSVLTGGYKDNDTMRDVYIRIRPMAAEEENNLIEKMRAHCKVVYWVKDTVHML from the coding sequence ATGCTTATTCGTGATTGGATGACAAGTTCGGTGATTTCAGCGAAAGAAGACGCATCAATGCTTAAAGTTTCAAAATTAATGCAAGAACATGGAATAAAACGTATTCCTATCGTCGATGACGAGATGAAACTTATCGGTATTGTTTCCGACAGAGATATTAAGGAAGCTTCACCTTCAAAAGCGACTACGTTGGATGTGCATGAACTTTCTTATCTTTTGTCAGAATTGAAAATCAAGGATATTATGACGAAAAACCCCGTTGCTGTCAGCTCGATGGATACCATCGAACAAGTCGCCCTTATCATGCTGGAGAAGAAGCTGACGGGGCTTCCTGTCGTGGATTGGGAGAAAAAGCTTGTCGGCATTATTACCGAAGCCGATATTTTTAAAATTTTCACGGAAATTTCAGGGGTTCGCCGCGGCGGTATCCAATTTGCTTTGGAGCTTTCCGAAGACCCCGGAACTTTGCCTCCCGTCCTTGATTTGATAAGGGAGAACGGCGGCAGAATCGTATCCGTGCTGACCGGCGGGTATAAAGACAATGATACCATGCGTGATGTATACATCCGCATACGTCCTATGGCGGCGGAAGAAGAGAATAATCTCATTGAAAAGATGAGAGCCCATTGCAAAGTTGTGTATTGGGTGAAGGATACAGTGCATATGCTTTGA
- a CDS encoding TusE/DsrC/DsvC family sulfur relay protein: MAEVTYKGKSFEVDEDGFLLRFDDWCPEWLEYVKDSEGISELNEDHQKILDFLQDYYRKNGIAPMVRILSKNTGYKLKEVYELFPSGPGKGACKMAGLPKPTGCV, encoded by the coding sequence ATGGCTGAAGTAACCTACAAAGGTAAATCTTTTGAAGTAGATGAAGACGGTTTCCTTCTTCGTTTTGATGACTGGTGCCCAGAATGGTTGGAGTATGTGAAAGACTCTGAAGGTATTTCAGAACTTAACGAAGATCACCAAAAAATTCTTGACTTCCTTCAAGATTACTATCGTAAAAATGGTATTGCTCCAATGGTTCGTATTCTTTCCAAAAACACCGGTTACAAATTGAAAGAAGTTTACGAATTGTTCCCATCTGGTCCTGGCAAAGGAGCTTGCAAAATGGCTGGACTTCCAAAACCAACCGGTTGCGTATAG
- a CDS encoding OmpA family protein, which translates to MKLKSLIAAFAMVLGLSTAAYANGLVRTVDSFDYLVDYSGSMMMTEQEIKMPKMEIAKEVLNKITKAIPDLGYKASMHTLAPAHEIVAYGDFAPAAMEEAVGSLQSDLAIYGRKTPLGNGINAFAPQYEQMARPTAIILVSDGLNNLGIEPVKSIVDNNIGACFHIISFADSAEGQATLDEIAKINDCTVMVNGVDLYKDDAALNDFVQKVFYAGLANDALVLRGVNFAFDSAVLTDEAKEILGDVAVIIKDAANGVALQGWTDSVGTEAYNKALSQRRAESVKAYLVQEGLDAGKIEAKGMGKSFKYDNSNADGRYLNRRVEVLVK; encoded by the coding sequence ATGAAATTAAAATCTTTAATTGCAGCATTTGCAATGGTACTTGGTTTAAGCACGGCTGCTTATGCAAACGGCCTTGTTCGTACTGTCGACAGCTTTGACTACCTCGTAGACTATTCTGGCTCTATGATGATGACCGAACAAGAAATAAAAATGCCTAAAATGGAAATTGCCAAAGAAGTTTTGAATAAAATCACCAAAGCAATTCCTGATCTCGGCTACAAAGCAAGCATGCACACCTTGGCTCCTGCCCATGAAATTGTCGCTTACGGAGATTTCGCTCCCGCAGCCATGGAAGAAGCTGTTGGCTCTTTGCAATCCGATTTAGCTATTTACGGAAGAAAAACACCTTTGGGCAACGGCATTAATGCTTTCGCTCCCCAATATGAACAAATGGCTCGTCCAACCGCTATTATTTTGGTGAGTGACGGCTTGAACAACTTGGGTATCGAACCTGTGAAATCCATTGTTGACAATAACATCGGTGCCTGCTTCCATATCATTTCTTTTGCTGATTCCGCTGAAGGTCAGGCAACTCTCGATGAAATCGCTAAAATCAATGACTGCACAGTCATGGTTAACGGTGTTGACCTTTACAAAGACGATGCAGCTTTGAATGACTTCGTGCAAAAAGTTTTCTATGCCGGTCTCGCAAATGACGCTCTCGTGCTTCGCGGCGTAAACTTCGCTTTTGACTCCGCAGTTCTTACTGACGAAGCTAAAGAAATTTTAGGCGATGTTGCCGTTATCATTAAAGACGCAGCCAACGGTGTTGCTTTGCAAGGCTGGACTGACAGCGTTGGTACTGAAGCATACAACAAGGCTTTGTCACAACGCCGTGCTGAATCCGTAAAGGCATATTTGGTTCAAGAAGGACTTGATGCCGGCAAGATTGAAGCAAAAGGCATGGGCAAATCTTTCAAATATGATAACTCCAATGCTGACGGACGTTATTTGAACCGCCGCGTTGAAGTTCTTGTAAAGTAG